acaacaagAATTCATCATACGTGAAGTAATCCCCCGCCATGATGTGGTATCTGTCCTCGCCTgaatcataaaacaaaaaaaaaaacggttcTATAAAATGATATTGGTGAAACTGAAAATTACAGCTTTTGAGCGCAACCTAAAACACATGCACATCACTTTAACATCGACGTTTTGATGAGTTTCGAGTCCAAGGCCGGATAACATGTTCGCTAGCGCTACGCAATCAGTTTTTAGGTGTGGTTGAGCGAGAGTAAACATCTCTTAGATACTCAGTTGCGTCACGTACATTTATAACTACACAGTTTCATAAACCTTTAGTCGGAATCACCACAGCTTCCCCATACAAAACAGCTGACTCTAAGCGCAGGGGATATGTGGCGTATCCAAGGAGGAATGTAACAAGACCAATGCGTTCTTCAGGGTGCTGGTCAAATTTCGTTAGACAAAATTCAGATTTGTCATGCTAGTCGGCCCCGCCAAAATTAGACACACCTTGGCAATGATACAGACCAATCACAAACGTGTGTAATAACCACGTGATCCAGAACAGGCATCCCAGTTTGTGGCCGTGGATTGCCAATATTATTTTGTGTCGAGCAGTATGATTCGCTGCTTGGAGTACCGGGTATTTTTTATCAGGTGGCATTTTTTTCGCACAATTTGTGTTTCGGACAACTTTTCGGcagttcaagatggctaccatTCCCATGCAGACGTGTGGCAATTTGGCTCTGTTGTCTTGGCTCCCTCAGCTTTCAAGGTACTACACTTTGCCAACACTTCTTGGACGCGAATGTGGCCAATCAGACATTTTGTAAGGTGTAGTTTGAAATGGTTCATTGAGCTGTGACGTCACGAGCACATTTTGACTGTAGTGCAGTTAGATTTTGCTTTAGTGAGGCAGTGAGCGGTTTTGCCGCGCACGGTATAGCACGGCCTGTTCTTCGCCCAATAACTCAAAGAAAACCTCTACAAAATTTacctttatttttatatatttaccCAGTTTTTGTACTCCTGTCCCTTTTCCCAATCATGCCTAGTTCACTTTTCCCTGAAATGGAGCGGAATGGGCCAGGGCTAGAAGACCAGCAAGCCTTACTTGCTCTCGATTTGAACTCCGTGTTGACTCTCCACGACGGCAACGAAGACGATAGGTCTGCTTTCGACGACAGGTTGAAGAAAAGCGTTAACATGACTGAATGCGTGCCGGTACCCAGTTCGGAGCATGTTGCTGAAATCGTAGGAAGACAAGGTAGGTGTAGTTTCATTGAAGTTTGACTGATTTTCAACAGAGTTGAGTGTTAGTTTTTGTTCGGCCATGTTCAGTGCGAACAAGCTCGCTACGCTGTGTCGTCATGTACTCACAATGGCTTTTAgtaatacatgtaatatgcAGCGTTCGCGCTATGTTTGCAGCTGACTCATCCCATAACTTGTTTTGTATTTAATAAGTGAAATATCACAACTGCCGTTCCGACTAAAAGGGTAACTTAAATTTCTTAATGCCCGTTTCTTTCGATTATACTGCAGGGTGCAAAATTAAGGCTCTGCGGGCGAAAACTAACACTTACATCAAGACCCCAGTGCGTGGAGAAGAGCCAGTGTTTGTGGTAACAGGCCGGAAAGAAGATGTTGCAATGGCCCGACGAGAGATTCTCTCCGCCGCGGAACACTTTAGTCAAATTCGTGCTAGTCGCAAAAACAACGCCAGTTCGCTTGCTCCCGGTCCACCAGGTCCGAATACGCCAGGTATGACAACCATACAGGTTCGCGTGCCGTATCGCGTAGTTGGGCTAGTCGTTGGCCCTAAGGGAGCTACCATTAAGCGGATCCAACAACAAACGCACACGTACATCGTCACCCCGAGCCGAGAGAAAGAGCCCGTTTTCGAAGTCACCGGTTTGCCGGAAAACGTTGAAAGAGCTCGAGAAGAAATAGAAAGCCACATAGCTATGCGCACTGGCGGCTTGATCGACTCCACTGCCGACGACAACGATTTCGCCAGCAATGGCACGGACACGGTTGTAGGTTCTATGAATGGAGGCGGTGACATGGGTAGCTCTCTGTACACAGGTAGCTCTGCCCGCAACTCCTATGGAAATAGCAATAACTTCTTGCAAAATCAACATGCTTCTTCAAATGGCATTCACACAGCAAGTGATATCTTCAGTTTTGCCAATTCCAATGGTACTACGAAAATCAGAGAGTTCAATCCAAAGATAAGTGAGTTCAATCCCAATGCCGACCCGTTCATCACCAATACTGCAACCACCACTAGCACCACCACAACTAATGGATATTCATTGTTCAACTCTGCATCGCAAGTCTCACCAGACTTAGGCATCGATGTGAGCAGCTATGATTCTCCATTGTCTGCAAATATGTGGGGTCTTGGTCGCAATACCATGTATAATGTGCCAGCTACCACTGCCACATCCATACCACGTCGTAGCAGCAGCATCTCATCTGCCTCTACACTAGAGGGGCCATCAGTGGGCAATCCAGGAGAGCATCCACCAGCTCGCCGTATCCATAGTGACCCCCTCAGTGGAGGGCTGTCCAACATGACATCGTCATTTTCACCAATCATCAATAGTTTCCCAACAACTACCTCTTCTGGGTCAAGCAGCACTTCTGCCTCAACTAGCCCTACTAACTCCACTGGTTCTATGCAGCGTCCTAAGAAGGAGAAAGAGTGTTTTATGTGTTATGACCGTGAAATCATAGCCGCTCTTGTACCCTGTGGTCACAACCTATTCTGTATGGAGTGTGCCAATCGTTTGATGGAGAAGTCTGATCCCGAGTGCCCCGTCTGCCACCAGACTATCACTCAGGCAATTCGTATATTTTCTTAGTAAAAACTTAGCATTTGcataaaaactatacattcaaaacccataaaaatattcaaatttaaaagGAATACGAGAATTTTGACTTAAAAATGAATGGATATGCCTATAACTTACACAAGAATATTATAACTTTaactacaaaaatattttattctttgaaCATAAGAAATCTATTTCATACTAAGATGTTTACATGAATAAGAGTCTAATTTAATTTGGATTTTTCAACGTCGCTGGGTTCAGAGCTTTATTTAGAAAGGCTTGCAATCTGCATCAGATGGTTAGTTGCATTTATGaattatcacaaattatgacaatttttttcattttgggaTATGGATATAAAGTATTGAAATATAAttgaaatttggttttaaaAAGTATATTTTACCCAGCAAATATTTTATAgtccaaaaatataaatagaCTTATTTTATTCTATATTGTTGAATTAAAAATGATGTTGCCCAAAGTGGGaatttaattaaaataattgaaaaaaaaggaatttttgaaataaatgatgCATTTCTTGTTCTAACATATATATTATTTGTATAAATAGCGACTGACTATATGGTAATTCCGTTGCACTATAGTTAGAATTTACTTATTTTTAATATATTATTTACAAACAGTTTATGTATATGTAGGTGTGAGACATGACCAAAAATATACTGTTGAACAAAGTTTAAtacaaatgcaaatattttttatttttttggcctgtTACCAGAAATGGCCAGATATACTAATATTATTATATTTGCTGAGACTTGAGAATTATGGAATTGTtattaaagttttatttttctgtcattaaAGTAAAAGTTCTTCTACATTAAGTTTTTAAAAGTGTagtgttttaacattttctaGGTGCCATGTTCTGTGAATGTCTTGTTTATATATGTcctttgttgttttattttgtaccaaaaatacCATGGTGTCATGCATGCCTTAGAGCAAGTTGTGCATTTTTTGAGCTGCCCGAAAAATTCTAATAGCCATGTTGAAAAGTTTCAAATGTATGAGGCTGAACTATTGCAAAGGTCACTTAAATTGCACAGCTTGTGTACTCTGGCATGACATATCACCATACTTTGCATTACATTGCCATTGCATCTGCCTTTATTGAGTGAATTGTACAGGCTCGTGTAGCAGTATTGATGGACTTATTCTGAGTGACGGACTTTGAATACTAATTCCTTTCAAATCAGCAGTTGACATGGTGTCGCTGCATACCAAGCCAATCAGTACCATGTAATAAACCAAATATtcagtatttacattttttgatttATTAAAAGTTGTATGTTTATATAAAGAACTATACAGTTTTTCTCCACACTGTTAATATCAAGGGATAAAACTTCACTAATTATACAGTTTTTGTGAGTATTCAAAGTATTACTAATATCTGCTGGCAGAACTTTTTCCATCCTTGTATCTGTGTAATGCACCTGCTTGATATTCTCATTATGACAAGCATTAAAGATTTATTCCTGAACTAAGAGAGATGTTGAGCATTgaaatttgttctgtgataatACTATATCTAGTGAATATGCTCATTTAAAATCTTTCagcagttgtaaaaattctctATATCTTGTAATTACAGAGCTTTTTTTTGAGCAATTCAGTTCCCAAAGCATACTTTGTCAGCTCATctttgcaattttaattttgataattgcATTGTCTGACAGAAACCCATCAATTATGCAACTCAAACACAAAGATGAACTTTCAACCACTATTGATTGGGAACAGTAATGTGAAGGATTTCATATACTGGTGTACCAGTAAAGACTTGCATGGGAGTGCGTGCAGATTAAATATTTTGCCTATCAGGGCCATTCCAAGTTTAATGTCAAGTGTGGAACCGAAAACTAGCAATACACACAAATTCAGTAACATCAATTTTGTGAATACTTCCATTTCTGTTCAAAGACAAAATTGTGATAAATTAACTCTTTGAAATCCCCACGGTGTATGATGAACCCTCGCATTTATTTATAAAATCATAATCTGTGTCAGAAGTTGGTATTCCCCATCGCTAAATCATGAGCAGATTGTTTTCTTGTTATCCCTgtcatatttcaatgaaaatgttgaacttCAAGTTTCACATGTATTATCACctaattttttttgcattctcaCACTGAAAACAGTACAGTCCTTTTCAAGAGGCCAGTAGGCCTTTTATTTACAACAATACAAAATGATGCTGAAAAATACTTTTATCCTTCAGACAAATGAGTGTTGCTGTGAGCAGAAACGTCATGCAAATGAGGCTTCTTAATCACTGTTGCATAACACTTCATCTGTTAGTCTGGGGCATTCATGTGCATATTGTGTTAAATCCCCTTGGTGCAGGTGTGTTTTTTGTTCAGTGGCCAGAATTATACAGGGCCAATTGATCTTCATGTCAGGATTCAATTAGGATTCATTTTGATTATTCAGGCACAAATGGAAGTTGTAACGGGTGTGAAAAACTTTAATGTTGTGATATGTGGTAGTCTGGTTGACTTTGCCAAGTCAAACACAAATTTGCAGTTTGTTTTTACCCACTCGGATGACCCAAAATTTGAAGTTTTACATTAGCCTATACAAGTGAACGTTGATGTTTCAAATTATTGAAGTGAAAGCATATCAAGGCAGTTTGTGTAATAGCTATTTAAAGGTGCTCAAACGTGAATCTTATTCAAGAGATAAAAAGTAACATAGTTATTTTGAAGGAGGAATTCATCAGTAATTTTGACCCCAggcaatattattttgaataacaaCAGCCTTGGATTGAATAGCATGGCCACAATAGATGAAATGACCACTGTTGTCTGGCCATAAACTATTGCCTTTCTTATGGAAATTAAGCTTGCCTTTTACTGTCACCAGCAGTCATAAGGATGAACTACTCACTGTTCAGAATCAAAATGCATAGCCCTTGGATGGGACTGGGCAATTTCATTGGTTTTATAATACATGTTCCAATTAGAGGAGTGATTTGCCCTTTTGTTCTATCATTATTGGACTGACATTCAATCATGTTTTCAATGTGGACTCTGACTGACTTccctttgtcaaaaaaaaacctGATAAAAAAGGGTTTGGTGTTGACATTGTTGGAATATCAACTGATTGGATTTGTATGCGCTGACTAGACAACAtatatctgtaaattttgttaaaattttaccGGTAACTGTACATCTGATGTGTCTTACAAAATATGTTCCTCATGTTTGAAGTCCTCTACCTTTATAAGGGAACAAGTGACCTCAAGGTCATGCATTTTAATGATTGTTTTGAGAGCAGTCCAAGTTTTGTCATGTAAGTTTAAACAAGTACATACAAAAGGTGTGCTGAAATTCTGAATGACCTTTCACAACAACAAAACCAGCTTTGTTATATTCTACGCCAATGAAGTTTTGTCAATATAAGTGTCTGTACTCACACGTCAATGTCCTTATTGCAATAAACCACCATCTCTGATCAAACCCATGTTACTATGTTTtagtcaatttgaaaaaaaaattgagactgACTGCAATTTGACCAACCATGTGATTTGCTCATGTcaaattcccccccccccccttcactTTGTGTTCGCCTTTCACCAGATTGCAGCTTTTAGCACTTAGCTTTGATTCACAACCTCTGCTCGGGGAGAATTTCCGATGAAAAACCTGTCAGGTTTAGGGCAGAGGAGTCTGAATGTTTGAATTTAAAGCAGATTGGCTAGGGCCAACCGTGGAGTGCACATACTTTGCTAAAGATGTGAATCAGAGAACATGCGGATGTGAACTGAATTCTAATGAACTGACGAAAAGCTCGAGTTTATCTGTTGGTTTTCTAGCCTTTTGTCGTTGTTCTTTAATTCTCCAGACATGTCAGACATCTTTTACTTGACATTCCTGGCTGCTGTTAGACTATATCCCTTCTGAGTCTGAAGAGTAAGTGGACAACACTCGTCTCTTGCCCTTAAAAAATCCAAATGATCACAATATTATCAGATTTCAAGGATATAGGTGGTGTCTCAATTTGGTATTTATGTTACACGCTGAGTGGTCCATATTGGAATTCCAATGTGCGTTGTCATGCATACTTGTATTTAGGAGAGATCAGCTTTTAAATCGCCAGAGACAAGACCTCAGCTGCTGTGCTTGCAACAATTACTGAACGTGTGTAAACGTAGTTCGCATTCGGCCCTCCTTTCTGCTTATTAAGTATTCTGACCAGGTAGAGCCTGGCACACTAGCAAGGTACTAAATCAAATGGTTGGCCTTCAACTTACAATTAGTGCAGTCTACTGCTAGTGTGACCCAGCATTCTAAGCATTGCGTGAGACTCGAGTCTGTCTCTGGTTGAAGCAAATCTCTAATGTAACACACGTGACTTGAAATCACACTTGCTGAACACCTGAAAACAATTTCAGATGGGTTTGTGTCATAGACTGTTATCACACAATGTTGGAATGACCattcaccacaatttgataGAAACTGGTGTCCTTTCCAATATTTTGTCTTGAGAGCTCTTTTACCCAGGAAACTGTAAGACCACACATTTTAAAACCCTCTCAGTTGGAAGTTGAACCTGCAAGCATGTCATAAAAGTTTGACCAACATTCTTGTGGTGTAATTTCTAGAACAGCTCAACACTTGGTCCTTGGATAAAGTTCTACAAAACCTGGTGTACAGACGAAAGCTCAACGAATGTTGATAGCCTCATGGCCTGATACTCTGACTTGAGATGGGCAATTAGTTGAAAAATTCTGTGACTCAACCTGGTACCGTAgaatgcaaacaacaaaatgctTCATTAATAGTCACTGCGTTTTCATAATTTCTAAGAAGTCAGATTAATTTTATCAGCAAATGTGTTACTAAGGTACTTGTGACAACAGTATTATACCCAGAATTCCCCAAATGAGAACAAGGTCATTTATGACAGCTTTGAAGAGAAATTGTAATTTTCTGCTGTACCAGAACATCTCATTGGTACAATTCAAAAACTGCCAAAACTGTTTCATACCCTgaacgattttttttttcaaaaatcctttTAACAAAATacagtttcaatatttttttcaaaaatttcaaaaattcttttTAACAAAACATGGCAGTTTCTTAACAAAGAGGGACAGAAGTATTGTAACACTTCACTGGATGTCATTGTCTAACCCCCCTCTACCCAACAAAAATAACTTCCTGTTTCTAGGGACAATGGACCATATTAGTTAATATGTATGTCATTAACTAGATGCCAACAGCTAGGAAGAGAGGTCCTGTCCCCATTATGCACAGGTGAAGGTTATAAAATCATTCAGCCAGGTAGAAACTAGTCAAGGCTAACAACCTTTCTCAATGACAACATTATGTATTCCACAAAGGTAAATGTGATTCTATTGTGGTGGGATTCCTGTTTAGTGGttctgatatttttttatccacAAATATTCACCCTATTCTATTCAATTGAATTGGAAGGTTCTTGTCACAAGGACATGAAAATACATATTTCTGGTCCAGTGGAGTGTCTTTACTTTCCCGTCACAGGTATTAAATTCACAGTGAGCATTATAGCTGTGTTGTTTCAGTATTGGTCCGAATCCCAGACGTGTTTGTATAATGTACTGTATACCTTCACATTGATTATATACTGATGATAAAGAGCATTGTTGAAATTTTCGTGTTGGCTGGCATAGACATGCCAGGATGAATCGAGTTAAGATGATAGACTTTcttacacacacaaaaaaaacggTTCCTCTAGCCCatgaaagaaatattgaatGATGGACAGAGATTGGAACATGAACTGCTGTGTGTACATTGGATGACTACGAGATGGAAGTTGATATTTGGAAACCCTATGGGATGTGTTTTCAGTTTTGCATAGTTGTGACTCCTGATTTCGCCATGAGAGTTCATCGCCAACCTTCCGtctttcctgtatttttttAGAAGTGACCATATCCAGTACACTCTGATGAAGTCAGAAGAATTATCACATTTGACATTGTTTGTATTcactgtttttgctaaggtttgggtATTTGGTTTGGGAATCCCCGgacaattatatttatattcCAACTAACCATGGGGAGCCCTGGTTTACTGGGGTTCTGCCctaaacaaagcaaaacatgaaaatatacacTGTAGTTGCATTTAAACAGCAAATATCATTGCATTATCACAACTGTAAGCAGAATTGAGCACAGTATATAAACTCTCATCTGTGCATGTAATTTCCAGTTGTGTATATTTTCCAAATTACCATACTACATGATATCATCGACAGGGAAAAAAGCTTTCTACTTTGCAGGAATCTATATAGAGTGCCTGCATACAAAACATGACAAGTTTACCAAGGTTTAAATTCTCATCATGTTATTGTCATCATGTCTGGTTGTTTTGTAGTATTTGTCCTCTTTTCTCTCTTCTTAAGTTTTTTTATGGCATACTTGAACGTGCAAATCTAATGTATTGGACAAATTGCACATTTGAATTCATCAccaaaaaaatggcaaatatttttagattttttacaGTGGAATATTATGCATAGATAAATGGATATATGTTAATTTATGTAACGATTCCCTGCGTTGCTGTCGAATTCTTTCCTGGGCGATAAGGTGATGCCAGTCTTCTGTTacatctttaaccctttgagtgctgtaatttttcccgccaaaatttaagtgcatcattttatcagtttttatgaatttttcaggaaatttttttgataattttggaccaagcgggttttacatttcattgactacagtttttcatcaaaattttggcaaaaaactgaaaaaaatttgactgggttacattttataaaggcgacaaaaattgactttggcgctcaaagggttaatagtttATGATGTAACTTGAAAAGTTAACCTGGCAACCCAGCAACTCTCGTTTACATGTGAAGGAGAAAACGAATTCTAACTTGTTCACAATCAGTGAAAATGAGTTTGCTGTCAGACGACAAATgataatgtgaaaattcagaGCATGTAAGTTTAGCAAATgttcatcgcaaaaaaaatcTATAAACAAGTACATCAGCGGGACCAATGTATGGCCGAAGCTTAGCAGAGGTGAAAACCGTATCGTAAGTCACATGTTTGACTGTTTCAAGTATATGATTGTATTTAACATAGTCACTACTTTGCTTGGCATTTTCTCCCCAGTTGATATAGTGGCCAAATCAAGTCGGAGAATACGGATCAGACACATTTGTATGGGACACAATATAAAgattgtttgtgtgtgtgtgtgtgacaagAACAATAACCAGAAATTGCAGCCAGTCATGCACTATCTTTTTGAAATACCATGGACACAAAGATTAACCAGACTCTCCAGTAAAAGCTCCAATagttttcaaaagaaatgtttacaacagATTTTACAAGATATCATGTTCAAAAAATCTAAGTTCAATGTCACTGTCGTTCCATGTAAGATGCAGGTTCCTCTTTATGTATACACCATGAAGCCATGAAATATAGGATTTATGAGTTTCTCATGTTTTATAGAATGTGTTGATACAAATATTATAGTCACCCACGACTTAAATCAGTAGAGAGGTTCACCGACCTTGGGTATAATTGGCCTTGTTTCTGGAGCAGTTGTTCTTCTTTCTTTTGTCTCTGACATGTCAGTGATTAGATCACAATCGATTACGTGACAAATACTCTAATAATAGTTTTCTTCTACCTTTTGTGATTGTCAATTGAAATTGCTAATGTGTTGTTATGTTCAGGTATATTGAAAGCTGTGACACTGGAACTGAGAAATTGCATTTTTATCATGATGAGCCCAACGAAGTAGGTCATTTTTTTTGAGGCGTTTCAGTGCTGTAATACCTGAAATCATGACACCACATGCCTTTCATGAGCAAAGGTGAAATCTGAGTGTTATGCAAAAACACAGTTTTCAAATCAGCTCAGTTGACAAGCTCAGACACACAGCTTGTCAAGGTTGGTACCCATAGTGCATGGATGTAGACGTATTGAGTGTATGGGTGCAAATTACGGTCAATTTACAGCCCATAATCCAGCACTACGTCGTGAAAGGGTCTACAAGGTAAGTAtatttgtcaatcatttcaTGATGGCATCCTCTCTATTCATCCATTCAAGGAGATGTGGGTGCCTTCTTTTCTCAAAGACTTTACACAGACTCTCAAAACATGAAATCATACTATTGAGTGAAATACACACACTGGTATGAGCATGAGAAAATACTCAGTATTTCTCAGATTATCTGCTGTCTGCacccatggagctagaaatggATTCGTTTCAAGCTCCATGCTGCactgtacaattttttttcattcattgaCCTGGTACGATAGACCTTTGGACAATGCATTTTTTTACAAGCCGTAAGACAATTATTTGGGTACCACATACATATTTTCACAACTAGCCAGACAATGGTGTACCAGGATAAACCGTGACCGTTCTTTGGAATATTTTATGTCTTGAATTTCCAGGCAAGACCACTGTGGTTTCAATCCGTAGAGTTTCTAATGTTGGCTGGCATACATGAGTATAAAgcaagtttgtgttgtttaatGCAGTATTCTGCAATCTTTTTAGTCCCATGTTACGTACCCCACATCGAAGAGTTTAGTGGTTTGCTACATAAACCAAAAGTCAGAAAGTTTTGAACAACATCAATTCTCGGATTTCTGAAAGTTCTCCTCAGTTTACGAGACAGTTAAGAAATCTGTTCAAATGTGATAATACAAGTAATATTTAAAAGATGAGTTTTATCTCAGAGAATTTTTTCTGTTGTCTTCATGGTACACCTCAATTGTTGGATGTGAAACTTTATGtttttgaataatatttgaGTCCAAAATCTTTTTCAAACCTTTCTTTACTCATTTGTTACATCACAGCCAGCAGTCATACATCGGTACACCCAGGATAAGTGTTCTGTAATGATCAGCTTGGTTATAAATTCACAAAAACCTTTGTTGCTGACGTTATAAATTCCCTGAAGCAACTGTTGCGTACTTCAATGTCACGTAtctcaaatttgaaagtattgtatcaaatgtgaaatttttattaattcagtgagaatttataaaaaatttggacattttgtaaatttataaacaaatatttattagcCAAGTCACTTGTGTGGACAGACGGCTCACTGCTGCATATTTTAGCGTTTTCCTTTTCACTATATCCTCAGGTTTCTTCAGGAACAGCCATTTACCTGGTAGAAAACTGTCATTATTCCAATCCCCATGAGGTGAATGGCCTCATCAAGCCTTCAAATCAATATTTGATAAACCACAGGAAGCTTTGTTGAGATTTGCAAAATAGATGTACTGTATTGACTTCACTCCAAAGGCACAGAGAACCAGAACGAATGAATTCAAATGTCCACAATCCCCCTTTTTTTCCGTCCAGTTTTCTAATCAaagcttttttgttttcatggtaACAACAGTTATCTAAGATAGTATACAGTCTGGAAAGATgaacaaaattacttgtttcCTTCAGCAGGAATTACTGTCATTCTGTTCCTTGGgaatcattttcattatttattaaaaaaattatcataaattCTCTTGTGTCTTCAACGGATAAAAACACAAAGTACATTCATCGAGAGTGCACGTGGTCCCTCTGAAGCCAGTACTTCAATTTCATCAAATAGCCAGTGAAATATACTCTTCAACTTCAACAGTCTCGTCCTGTATGTATCAGCAATGTTTCTTGGTCTACCCCCACAGAATTTGGAACGGCCCATTGCTCATCTTTTGAGTGCACGCTGTACACCCGTTagctgcattgttattgttgacaattgaatcgctgtataatacaatacaattgTCAACGCCAACAATGCACCTCACACATCCGTGCACAATGCTTACAAGACAAATGATGGGTGTGAACATGAATTAgaacgtaaaaaaaaaattgttaagaagGTATAAAACCAGAAAATGTAGGATTGGGCATGAAAATCCATGGGATCATTCATTTGATGTAATTTTTACTGGTGATAAGAATTAAACAATTTTTCCAGATAGTTTGGTTCTGACTCTTTCACTGGTACCAATTGGTACCCCCCCTATTGTTTTGAATAGAGTTGCTGAACTACCGGTAATACACAGTGAAAATAGGGATGAAAGCATTAAACACGGTGTTCA
This is a stretch of genomic DNA from Ptychodera flava strain L36383 chromosome 21, AS_Pfla_20210202, whole genome shotgun sequence. It encodes these proteins:
- the LOC139121507 gene encoding RNA-binding protein MEX3B-like isoform X2; translation: MATIPMQTCGNLALLSWLPQLSSSLFPEMERNGPGLEDQQALLALDLNSVLTLHDGNEDDRSAFDDRLKKSVNMTECVPVPSSEHVAEIVGRQGCKIKALRAKTNTYIKTPVRGEEPVFVVTGRKEDVAMARREILSAAEHFSQIRASRKNNASSLAPGPPGPNTPGMTTIQVRVPYRVVGLVVGPKGATIKRIQQQTHTYIVTPSREKEPVFEVTGLPENVERAREEIESHIAMRTGGLIDSTADDNDFASNGTDTVVGSMNGGGDMGSSLYTGSSARNSYGNSNNFLQNQHASSNGIHTASDIFSFANSNGTTKIREFNPKISEFNPNADPFITNTATTTSTTTTNGYSLFNSASQVSPDLGIDVSSYDSPLSANMWGLGRNTMYNVPATTATSIPRRSSSISSASTLEGPSVGNPGEHPPARRIHSDPLSGGLSNMTSSFSPIINSFPTTTSSGSSSTSASTSPTNSTGSMQRPKKEKECFMCYDREIIAALVPCGHNLFCMECANRLMEKSDPECPVCHQTITQAIRIFS
- the LOC139121507 gene encoding RNA-binding protein MEX3B-like isoform X1 is translated as MATIPMQTCGNLALLSWLPQLSRYYTLPTLLGRECGQSDIFSLFPEMERNGPGLEDQQALLALDLNSVLTLHDGNEDDRSAFDDRLKKSVNMTECVPVPSSEHVAEIVGRQGCKIKALRAKTNTYIKTPVRGEEPVFVVTGRKEDVAMARREILSAAEHFSQIRASRKNNASSLAPGPPGPNTPGMTTIQVRVPYRVVGLVVGPKGATIKRIQQQTHTYIVTPSREKEPVFEVTGLPENVERAREEIESHIAMRTGGLIDSTADDNDFASNGTDTVVGSMNGGGDMGSSLYTGSSARNSYGNSNNFLQNQHASSNGIHTASDIFSFANSNGTTKIREFNPKISEFNPNADPFITNTATTTSTTTTNGYSLFNSASQVSPDLGIDVSSYDSPLSANMWGLGRNTMYNVPATTATSIPRRSSSISSASTLEGPSVGNPGEHPPARRIHSDPLSGGLSNMTSSFSPIINSFPTTTSSGSSSTSASTSPTNSTGSMQRPKKEKECFMCYDREIIAALVPCGHNLFCMECANRLMEKSDPECPVCHQTITQAIRIFS